From Pseudomonas sp. B21-028, one genomic window encodes:
- a CDS encoding TenA family transcriptional regulator — translation MDAKSYPQWAQQLIADCGESKRRVVEHELYQRMRDNKLSAKTMRHYLIGGWPVVEQFALYMAQNLTKTRFARHPGEDMARRWLMRNIRVELNHADYWVNWSAAHGVTLEDLQAQQVPPELHALSHWCWHTSSSDSLIVAIAATNYAIEGATGEWSALVCSNGIYAAAFAEEDRKRAMKWLKMHAQYDDAHPWEALEIICTLGGMNPSQALQTELRQAVCKSYDYMYLFLERCMQLEQSEAAGKSASPRERLALAGS, via the coding sequence ATGGACGCCAAAAGCTATCCACAATGGGCACAGCAGCTCATTGCCGATTGCGGCGAGAGCAAGCGCCGGGTTGTCGAACACGAGCTGTATCAACGCATGCGCGACAACAAGCTCAGCGCCAAGACCATGCGCCACTACCTCATCGGTGGTTGGCCGGTTGTTGAACAGTTCGCCTTATACATGGCACAGAACCTCACCAAGACCCGCTTTGCCCGCCATCCCGGCGAGGACATGGCCCGTCGTTGGCTGATGCGCAATATCCGTGTCGAACTCAACCACGCCGACTACTGGGTGAACTGGAGCGCCGCCCACGGTGTGACGCTGGAGGATCTGCAGGCACAGCAGGTACCGCCCGAACTCCATGCCTTGAGCCATTGGTGCTGGCATACCAGCTCTTCTGACTCGCTGATCGTGGCAATCGCAGCGACCAACTATGCCATTGAAGGCGCGACCGGGGAGTGGTCGGCGCTGGTGTGTTCCAATGGCATCTACGCGGCGGCCTTCGCCGAGGAAGACCGCAAGCGCGCCATGAAATGGCTGAAGATGCACGCCCAGTACGATGACGCCCACCCGTGGGAAGCGCTGGAAATCATCTGTACGCTGGGGGGCATGAATCCGAGCCAGGCCTTGCAGACCGAACTGCGCCAGGCCGTGTGCAAAAGCTACGACTACATGTACCTGTTTCTTGAGCGTTGCATGCAGCTGGAACAGTCGGAGGCGGCCGGAAAATCGGCATCCCCCCGCGAGCGCCTGGCACTGGCCGGGAGCTGA
- a CDS encoding GGDEF domain-containing protein, translating to MKTPIQTNAIDFDSAKLQRLGFGQPSPLVARSASLSQLRQQLSQQLQTSLEPQRILGLFFREVQRLVPLDALAYQHKPSDLRLEFGQRGHHLLSYNLSHEDEHLGELVFRRNQRFSDAEQSDLESVMSTLLFPLRNALLYRAATQSALRDPLTGTGNRIAMDQVMEREIDMARRHMQPLSLLMLDIDHFKRINDTYGHGAGDEVLKAVAESIKDQLRNVDMVFRFGGEEFLILLSNTSREAAATIGERLRYAAQLQDYFAAGVRIELTVSLGCATLLPGESMESLLRRVDSALYVAKREGRNRLAMAG from the coding sequence ATGAAAACGCCCATCCAGACCAACGCGATTGATTTCGACAGCGCCAAACTGCAGCGCCTGGGCTTCGGTCAACCGTCACCGCTCGTCGCACGGTCCGCCAGCCTTTCGCAGCTGCGTCAGCAATTGAGTCAGCAATTGCAGACCAGCCTGGAACCACAGCGGATCCTGGGCCTGTTTTTCCGTGAAGTTCAACGACTGGTGCCACTGGATGCGCTGGCCTATCAGCACAAGCCCAGCGACCTGCGGCTGGAATTCGGTCAACGCGGGCATCATCTGCTCAGTTACAACCTCAGCCATGAAGACGAACATCTGGGTGAGTTGGTGTTCCGTCGCAATCAGCGCTTCAGCGACGCGGAGCAGAGTGATCTCGAGTCAGTGATGTCCACCCTGTTGTTTCCACTGCGCAACGCCCTGCTCTACCGCGCCGCCACCCAGAGCGCCCTGCGCGATCCATTGACCGGAACCGGCAACCGCATCGCCATGGACCAGGTCATGGAGCGGGAAATCGACATGGCCAGGCGTCATATGCAGCCGTTGTCGCTGCTGATGCTCGACATCGATCACTTCAAGCGCATCAATGACACCTACGGCCATGGCGCCGGCGATGAGGTACTCAAGGCCGTTGCCGAGTCGATCAAGGATCAATTGCGCAACGTGGATATGGTGTTCAGGTTCGGCGGCGAGGAGTTTCTGATCCTGCTTTCCAATACCAGCCGGGAAGCCGCTGCCACGATTGGCGAGCGACTGCGCTATGCGGCCCAGTTGCAGGATTATTTCGCTGCCGGCGTCAGGATCGAGCTGACGGTCAGCCTCGGCTGCGCGACGCTGCTGCCGGGTGAGTCCATGGAAAGTCTGCTGCGCCGGGTCGACAGCGCGTTGTATGTGGCCAAACGCGAAGGACGGAACCGGTTGGCGATGGCGGGTTGA
- a CDS encoding YciK family oxidoreductase, with amino-acid sequence MFDYSARPDLLNGRVILVTGAGRGIGAAAAKAYAAHGATVLLLGKTEANLTQVYDEIEAAGHPQPAVIPFNLETALPHQYDELAAMIETEFGHLDGLLHNASIIGPRTPLEQLSGENFMRVMQVNVNAMFMLTSTLLPLLKLSTDASVVFTSSSVGRKGRAYWGAYGVSKFATEGLMQTLADEVDTVAPMRANSINPGATRTSMRAQAYPGENPLNNPTPEEIMPVYLYLMGPDSKGVNGQAFNAQ; translated from the coding sequence ATGTTTGATTATTCCGCCCGCCCCGACCTGCTCAACGGCCGGGTCATCCTGGTGACAGGTGCCGGTCGTGGCATCGGCGCGGCTGCCGCCAAGGCCTACGCCGCCCATGGCGCCACCGTGCTGCTGCTGGGCAAGACCGAAGCCAACCTGACCCAGGTCTACGATGAAATCGAAGCGGCCGGCCATCCTCAGCCGGCGGTGATCCCCTTCAATCTCGAAACCGCCCTGCCCCATCAGTACGACGAACTGGCGGCCATGATTGAAACCGAGTTCGGTCATTTGGACGGCCTGCTGCACAACGCCTCGATCATCGGCCCGCGCACGCCGCTGGAACAACTGTCCGGCGAAAATTTCATGCGGGTGATGCAGGTGAACGTCAACGCCATGTTCATGCTCACCAGCACCTTGCTGCCGCTGCTCAAGCTGTCCACGGATGCGTCCGTGGTGTTCACGTCCAGCAGCGTGGGTCGCAAGGGTCGGGCATACTGGGGCGCTTATGGCGTGTCCAAGTTTGCCACCGAGGGGCTGATGCAGACCCTGGCCGACGAAGTCGATACCGTCGCGCCGATGCGTGCCAACAGCATCAACCCCGGCGCCACCCGTACCAGCATGCGCGCCCAGGCCTATCCTGGGGAAAACCCGCTCAATAATCCGACGCCAGAAGAGATCATGCCGGTCTATCTGTATTTGATGGGGCCGGACAGCAAGGGCGTCAACGGCCAAGCGTTCAACGCACAGTAG
- the mupP gene encoding N-acetylmuramic acid 6-phosphate phosphatase MupP: MRLKAVLFDMDGTLLDTAPDFIAICQAMRADRGLPPMNTQHIRDEISGGARAMVAVTFSMDPESPGFEELRQEFLDRYLKGCAVHSHLFDGMAEVLADIEAANLIWGVVTNKPVRFAEPIMQQLGLAERSKVLICPDHVKNSKPDPEPLILACKMLDLDPASVLFVGDDLRDIESGRSAGTKTCAVTYGYIHPDDNPKHWGADVVIDHPLALREVLDNALCSC; the protein is encoded by the coding sequence ATGCGTCTCAAAGCAGTTCTCTTCGACATGGACGGCACGCTGCTCGACACCGCGCCGGACTTCATCGCCATCTGCCAGGCCATGCGCGCCGACCGTGGCCTGCCACCGATGAACACGCAGCACATCCGTGACGAAATTTCCGGCGGCGCCCGTGCGATGGTCGCGGTGACCTTTTCCATGGACCCGGAATCACCGGGCTTCGAGGAGCTGCGCCAGGAATTCCTCGATCGCTACCTCAAGGGTTGCGCGGTGCACAGCCATCTGTTCGACGGTATGGCCGAGGTTCTGGCCGATATCGAAGCCGCCAACCTGATCTGGGGCGTGGTCACCAACAAACCGGTGCGCTTCGCCGAGCCCATCATGCAGCAACTGGGCCTGGCCGAGCGCTCGAAGGTGCTGATCTGCCCGGATCACGTGAAAAACAGCAAGCCGGATCCGGAGCCATTGATCCTGGCGTGCAAGATGCTCGACCTGGACCCGGCCAGCGTGCTGTTCGTCGGCGACGACCTGCGGGACATCGAGTCCGGGCGTAGCGCCGGCACCAAGACCTGCGCGGTGACCTACGGCTACATCCACCCGGACGACAACCCCAAGCACTGGGGCGCGGACGTGGTAATCGATCACCCGTTGGCGTTGCGCGAAGTGCTGGATAATGCGTTGTGCAGTTGCTGA
- the ubiG gene encoding bifunctional 2-polyprenyl-6-hydroxyphenol methylase/3-demethylubiquinol 3-O-methyltransferase UbiG — translation MSNVDHAEIAKFEALAHRWWDRESEFKPLHDINPLRVNWIDERVNLAGKKVLDVGCGGGILSEAMAQRGATVMGIDMGEAPLAVAQLHQLESGVSVEYRQITAEALAEEMPAQFDVVTCLEMLEHVPDPSSVIRACFRMVKPGGQVFFSTINRNPKAYLFAIIGAEYIMKLLPRGTHDFKKFIRPSELGAWSRAAGLTVKDIIGLTYNPLTKHYKLAADVDVNYMIQTLREE, via the coding sequence ATGAGCAACGTCGACCACGCCGAAATCGCCAAATTCGAAGCCCTGGCTCACCGCTGGTGGGACCGCGAAAGCGAGTTCAAGCCGCTGCACGATATCAACCCGCTGCGGGTCAACTGGATCGACGAGCGGGTCAACCTGGCCGGCAAGAAAGTGCTCGACGTCGGCTGCGGCGGCGGCATTCTCAGCGAAGCCATGGCCCAGCGCGGGGCAACGGTGATGGGCATCGACATGGGCGAGGCGCCGCTGGCGGTGGCGCAGCTGCACCAACTGGAGTCCGGCGTCAGCGTGGAGTACCGGCAGATCACCGCCGAAGCCCTGGCCGAGGAAATGCCCGCTCAGTTCGACGTGGTCACCTGCCTTGAAATGCTCGAACACGTGCCGGACCCATCCTCGGTCATCCGCGCCTGCTTCCGCATGGTCAAGCCCGGCGGCCAGGTGTTCTTCTCCACCATCAACCGCAACCCGAAGGCATACCTGTTCGCCATCATCGGCGCTGAATACATCATGAAGCTGCTGCCTCGGGGCACCCACGACTTCAAGAAGTTCATCCGCCCCTCCGAGCTGGGCGCCTGGAGCCGCGCGGCGGGTCTGACCGTCAAGGACATCATCGGCCTGACCTACAACCCGCTGACCAAGCACTACAAGCTGGCCGCCGACGTTGACGTCAACTACATGATCCAGACCCTGCGCGAGGAATAA
- a CDS encoding TRZ/ATZ family hydrolase: protein MPKPAVALDLLLLPTWLVPVEPAGVVLKDHGLGIRDGCIVFIGPRAEALKCEAAQVRELPGMLLSPGLINAHGHAAMTLFRGLADDLPLMTWLEQHIWPAEGKWVDEDFVRDGTDLAIAEQIKGGITCFSDMYFYPKVASERVHNSGIRAQIAIPILDFPIPGAASADDAIRQGIELFGDLKHHPRIKVAFGPHAPYTVGDENLEKIRVIAEELDAAIHMHVHETAFEVQQAVENTAERPMARLGRLGLLGPRFQAVHMTQISDEDLALLVESNCSVIHCPESNLKLASGFCPVERLWQAGVNVAVGTDGAASNNDLDLLGETRTAALLAKAVAGSATALDAHRALRMATLNGARALGIEATVGSLEVGKAADLVAFDLSGLAQQPIYDPVSQLIYATGRDCVKHLWVAGKPLLEDGRLTRLDEPQLTATAQAWGRRISGHDE from the coding sequence ATGCCCAAGCCTGCCGTTGCGCTCGACTTACTATTGCTGCCGACCTGGTTGGTGCCTGTCGAACCCGCCGGTGTGGTACTCAAGGATCATGGCCTGGGTATCCGCGACGGTTGCATCGTGTTCATCGGCCCACGGGCCGAAGCCCTGAAATGTGAGGCTGCCCAGGTTCGCGAGCTGCCGGGCATGCTGCTCAGCCCGGGCCTCATCAACGCCCACGGCCATGCGGCGATGACGCTGTTCCGCGGCCTGGCCGACGACCTGCCCCTGATGACCTGGCTCGAACAGCATATCTGGCCGGCCGAGGGCAAATGGGTCGATGAGGACTTCGTGCGCGACGGCACCGACCTGGCGATCGCCGAGCAGATCAAGGGCGGCATCACCTGTTTCTCTGACATGTATTTCTACCCCAAGGTTGCCAGCGAACGCGTCCATAACAGCGGCATCCGCGCGCAAATCGCCATTCCGATCCTCGATTTCCCGATTCCCGGGGCCGCCAGTGCCGACGACGCCATTCGTCAGGGCATCGAATTATTCGGCGACCTCAAGCACCATCCGCGGATCAAAGTCGCATTCGGCCCGCATGCGCCCTACACCGTGGGCGATGAGAACCTGGAGAAAATCCGTGTGATTGCCGAAGAGCTGGACGCGGCCATTCATATGCACGTTCACGAAACCGCCTTCGAAGTGCAGCAGGCTGTGGAGAACACCGCTGAGCGGCCAATGGCTCGCCTGGGGCGGCTTGGCCTGCTGGGGCCGCGTTTTCAGGCTGTGCACATGACTCAGATCAGCGATGAAGACCTGGCCTTGCTGGTAGAAAGCAATTGCAGCGTGATCCATTGCCCGGAATCGAACCTGAAGCTGGCCAGTGGTTTCTGCCCGGTGGAGCGCTTGTGGCAGGCCGGCGTCAATGTAGCGGTCGGCACCGATGGCGCGGCGAGCAACAACGACCTGGACCTGCTGGGGGAAACCCGCACCGCCGCCCTGTTGGCCAAGGCTGTCGCCGGCTCGGCCACAGCCCTGGATGCCCATCGGGCGCTGCGCATGGCCACGCTCAATGGCGCCCGGGCGCTGGGCATCGAGGCCACCGTCGGCTCCCTGGAAGTCGGCAAGGCCGCCGACCTGGTGGCCTTCGACCTGTCGGGACTGGCCCAGCAACCGATCTACGACCCGGTGTCGCAGCTGATCTACGCCACCGGCCGCGATTGCGTGAAACACCTGTGGGTGGCCGGCAAGCCGTTGCTTGAAGACGGCCGGCTGACCCGCCTGGATGAACCGCAACTGACCGCCACGGCCCAGGCCTGGGGTCGCCGCATCAGCGGTCACGACGAATAA
- the mtnA gene encoding S-methyl-5-thioribose-1-phosphate isomerase has translation MRDQLLAAEKVKAIDWRDGALYLLDQRVLPFEENWIAYTSAAGVAEAIRTMVVRGAPAIGISAAYGVVLAARARVAEGGDWGAALEADFTLLAESRPTAVNLFWALDRMRDRLARLKEHAEPLAALEAEAIAIHESDREANLTMAQLGVDLIRKHQGNAQAILTHCNTGALATGGFGTALGVIRGAFIEGMVERVYADETRPWLQGSRLTAWELANEGIPVTLNADSAAAHIMKTKGVTWVIVGADRITANGDVANKIGTYQLAVCAMHHGVRFMVVAPSSTIDMSLASGEDIPIEERDGRELLEVGGKRVGADVEAFNPVFDVTPADLIDAIVTEKGIVERPDTAKMAQLMCRKRLH, from the coding sequence ATGCGCGATCAACTGTTGGCTGCGGAGAAGGTGAAGGCCATCGATTGGCGGGATGGCGCCCTGTACCTGCTGGATCAGCGTGTTTTGCCGTTCGAGGAAAACTGGATCGCCTACACCAGCGCGGCTGGCGTGGCCGAGGCGATTCGTACGATGGTGGTGCGCGGCGCGCCGGCCATCGGCATCAGCGCGGCTTATGGCGTAGTGCTGGCCGCCCGGGCGAGGGTGGCCGAGGGCGGGGACTGGGGAGCGGCGCTGGAAGCTGACTTCACGTTGCTGGCCGAGTCCCGGCCGACGGCGGTGAACCTGTTCTGGGCCCTCGACCGGATGCGTGACCGCCTGGCGCGCTTGAAAGAGCATGCCGAGCCGCTGGCCGCCCTTGAGGCCGAAGCGATCGCCATTCACGAAAGTGACCGTGAAGCCAACCTGACCATGGCCCAACTTGGCGTCGACCTGATCCGCAAGCACCAGGGCAATGCCCAGGCCATCCTGACTCATTGCAACACCGGTGCCCTGGCCACCGGTGGCTTCGGCACGGCCCTGGGGGTGATTCGCGGTGCATTCATCGAGGGGATGGTCGAGCGGGTCTACGCCGACGAAACCCGTCCATGGCTGCAGGGCTCGCGCCTCACCGCGTGGGAGTTGGCCAACGAGGGCATCCCGGTGACCCTCAACGCCGACTCCGCTGCCGCCCACATCATGAAGACCAAGGGCGTGACCTGGGTGATCGTCGGCGCCGACCGCATCACCGCCAACGGTGACGTGGCGAACAAGATCGGCACCTATCAACTGGCGGTTTGCGCGATGCACCACGGCGTGCGCTTCATGGTGGTGGCGCCGAGCTCGACGATCGACATGAGCCTGGCCAGCGGCGAGGACATCCCGATCGAAGAGCGCGACGGGCGCGAACTGCTGGAAGTCGGCGGCAAGCGGGTCGGCGCTGATGTGGAAGCGTTCAACCCGGTGTTCGACGTCACGCCGGCGGACCTGATCGATGCCATCGTCACCGAGAAGGGTATCGTCGAGCGTCCGGATACCGCGAAGATGGCACAATTGATGTGTCGCAAGCGCCTGCATTGA
- the gyrA gene encoding DNA gyrase subunit A — protein sequence MGELAKEILPVNIEDELKQSYLDYAMSVIVGRALPDARDGLKPVHRRVLFAMSELGNDFNKPYKKSARVVGDVIGKYHPHGDTAVYDTIVRMAQPFSLRYLLVDGQGNFGSVDGDNAAAMRYTEVRMTKLAHELLADLHKETVDWVPNYDGTEMIPAVMPTRIPNLLVNGSSGIAVGMATNIPPHNLGEVIDGCLALIDNPELNVDELMQYIPGPDFPTAAIINGRAGIIEAYRTGRGRIYMRARSTVEDIDKVGGRQQIVITELPYQLNKARLIEKIAELVKEKKLEGITELRDESDKDGMRVVIELRRGEVPEVILNNLYAQTQLQSVFGINIVALIDGRPRILNLKDLLEAFVRHRREVVTRRTVFELRKARERGHILEGQAVALSNIDPVIALIKASPTPSEAKEALISTPWESSAVMTMVERAGADSCRPENLDPQYGLRDGKYFLSPEQAQAILELRLHRLTGLEHEKLLAEYQEILNQIGELIRILNSATRLMEVIREELEVIRAEYGDVRRTEILDARLDLTLGDMIPEEERVVTISHGGYAKTQPLAAYQAQRRGGKGKSATGVKDEDYIAHLLVANSHTTLLLFSSKGKVYWLKTYEIPEASRAARGRPLVNLLPLDDGEYITTMLPVEEYTEGHYIFMATANGTVKKTPLESFSRQRSVGLIALELDEGDVLISAAITDGEREVMLFSDGGKVTRFKESDVRAMGRTARGVRGMRLPEGQKLISMLIPEEGSQILTASARGYGKRTAISEFPEYKRGGQGVIAMVSNERNGRLVGAVQVLDGEEIMLISDQGTLVRTRVDEVSSLGRNTQGVTLIKLASDETLVGLERVQEPSEVEGEELEGEDDGVAFDGTLGADVDDMTGEDQSLDAAADEEEPQE from the coding sequence ATGGGCGAACTGGCCAAAGAAATCCTCCCGGTCAATATCGAAGACGAGCTGAAACAGTCCTACCTCGACTACGCAATGAGCGTGATCGTCGGGCGGGCGCTGCCGGATGCGCGCGATGGCTTGAAGCCCGTGCACCGGCGCGTGTTGTTCGCGATGAGCGAGCTGGGCAACGACTTCAACAAGCCGTACAAGAAATCCGCCCGTGTCGTCGGTGACGTGATCGGTAAGTATCACCCCCACGGCGACACTGCCGTGTACGACACCATCGTCCGGATGGCGCAGCCATTTTCCCTGCGCTACCTGCTGGTAGACGGCCAGGGCAACTTCGGCTCCGTGGACGGCGACAACGCCGCGGCCATGCGATACACCGAAGTGCGCATGACCAAGCTCGCCCACGAGCTGCTGGCCGACCTGCACAAGGAAACCGTGGACTGGGTGCCGAACTACGACGGCACCGAAATGATCCCGGCGGTCATGCCGACCCGTATTCCGAACCTGCTGGTCAACGGTTCCAGCGGTATCGCCGTGGGCATGGCGACCAACATCCCGCCGCACAACCTCGGTGAAGTCATCGACGGTTGCCTGGCCCTCATCGACAACCCCGAGCTGAACGTCGATGAGCTGATGCAATACATCCCCGGTCCGGACTTCCCGACCGCCGCGATCATCAACGGTCGTGCCGGTATCATCGAGGCCTATCGCACCGGTCGCGGCCGCATCTATATGCGCGCCCGCTCGACGGTCGAGGACATCGACAAGGTCGGTGGCCGCCAGCAGATCGTCATCACCGAACTCCCATACCAGCTGAACAAGGCCCGTCTGATCGAGAAGATCGCCGAGCTGGTCAAGGAGAAGAAGCTCGAAGGCATCACCGAGCTGCGGGACGAGTCCGACAAGGACGGTATGCGCGTCGTGATCGAGCTGCGCCGTGGCGAAGTGCCCGAGGTGATCCTCAACAACCTCTACGCCCAGACCCAGCTGCAAAGCGTGTTCGGTATCAACATTGTCGCGTTGATCGATGGCCGTCCGCGGATCCTGAACCTCAAGGACCTGCTGGAAGCCTTCGTGCGTCACCGTCGCGAAGTGGTCACCCGCCGCACCGTGTTCGAACTGCGCAAGGCCCGTGAGCGTGGTCACATCTTGGAAGGCCAAGCCGTTGCCTTGTCGAACATCGACCCGGTCATCGCCCTGATCAAGGCCTCGCCGACGCCGTCGGAAGCCAAGGAAGCGCTGATCAGCACGCCTTGGGAATCCAGCGCGGTGATGACCATGGTCGAGCGTGCCGGCGCCGATTCCTGCCGTCCGGAGAACCTCGATCCGCAATACGGCCTGCGCGACGGCAAGTACTTCCTGTCCCCGGAACAGGCGCAAGCCATCCTGGAGCTGCGCCTGCACCGCCTGACCGGCCTGGAACACGAGAAGCTGCTGGCCGAGTACCAGGAGATCCTCAACCAGATCGGCGAGTTGATCCGCATCCTCAACAGCGCCACGCGCCTGATGGAAGTGATCCGCGAAGAACTGGAAGTGATCCGCGCCGAATACGGCGACGTGCGCCGCACCGAGATCCTCGATGCGCGCCTGGACCTGACCCTGGGCGACATGATCCCGGAAGAAGAACGCGTGGTGACCATTTCCCACGGCGGCTACGCCAAGACCCAGCCGCTGGCGGCCTACCAGGCCCAGCGTCGCGGCGGCAAAGGCAAGTCGGCTACTGGCGTCAAGGACGAGGACTATATCGCCCACCTGCTGGTTGCCAACAGCCACACCACGCTGCTGCTGTTCTCCAGCAAGGGCAAGGTGTACTGGCTCAAGACCTACGAAATCCCCGAGGCGTCCCGCGCCGCACGTGGTCGTCCGCTGGTCAACCTGCTGCCGCTGGACGACGGTGAGTACATCACCACCATGTTGCCGGTCGAGGAATACACCGAAGGCCACTACATATTCATGGCGACCGCCAACGGCACCGTCAAGAAGACCCCGCTGGAATCCTTCAGCCGCCAGCGCAGCGTGGGCCTGATCGCCCTGGAGCTGGACGAAGGCGACGTGCTGATTTCCGCCGCCATCACCGACGGCGAGCGTGAGGTCATGCTGTTCTCCGACGGTGGCAAGGTTACCCGCTTCAAGGAGTCCGACGTTCGCGCCATGGGCCGTACCGCCCGCGGTGTGCGCGGCATGCGCCTGCCGGAAGGCCAGAAGCTGATTTCCATGCTGATTCCCGAAGAAGGCAGCCAGATCCTCACCGCTTCGGCGCGTGGTTATGGCAAGCGTACCGCCATCAGCGAGTTCCCAGAGTACAAGCGCGGCGGCCAGGGCGTGATCGCCATGGTCAGCAACGAGCGTAACGGCCGTCTGGTCGGCGCGGTCCAGGTGCTCGATGGCGAAGAGATCATGCTGATCTCCGACCAGGGCACCCTGGTGCGTACGCGGGTCGACGAAGTGTCGAGCCTGGGCCGTAACACCCAGGGCGTGACGCTGATCAAGCTGGCCAGCGATGAAACGCTGGTGGGGCTTGAGCGGGTGCAGGAGCCGTCTGAAGTCGAAGGCGAAGAGCTGGAAGGCGAGGATGATGGCGTGGCGTTCGACGGTACCCTGGGTGCCGATGTCGACGACATGACCGGCGAGGATCAATCGCTCGACGCTGCCGCAGACGAAGAAGAACCGCAGGAATAA
- the serC gene encoding 3-phosphoserine/phosphohydroxythreonine transaminase translates to MSKRAYNFCAGPAALPEAVLKRAQGELLDWHGKGLSVMEMSHRSDEFVSIATKAEQDLRDLLNIPSNYKVLFLQGGASQQFAQIPLNLLPESGKADYIDTGIWSQKAIEEASRYGHVNVAATAKPYDYFAIPGQNEWNLSKDAAYVHYAPNETIGGLEFNWIPETGDVPLVADMSSDILSRPVDISRFGMIYAGAQKNIGPSGILVSIIREDLLGHARSVCPTMLNYKVAADNGSMYNTPPTLAWYLSGLVFEWLKEQGGVEAIGKLNEVKQRTLYDFIDASGLYSNPINKTDRSWMNVPFRLADDRLDKPFLAGADERGLLNLKGHRSVGGMRASIYNAVDINAVNALIAYMAEFEKEHG, encoded by the coding sequence GTGAGCAAGAGAGCCTATAACTTCTGTGCCGGCCCGGCGGCGCTTCCTGAAGCGGTCCTGAAGCGTGCCCAGGGTGAACTTCTCGACTGGCATGGCAAGGGCCTGTCCGTCATGGAAATGAGCCATCGCAGCGATGAGTTCGTGTCCATTGCCACCAAGGCCGAACAGGACCTGCGCGATCTGCTGAACATCCCGTCCAACTACAAGGTGTTGTTCCTGCAGGGCGGCGCGAGCCAGCAATTTGCCCAGATCCCGTTGAACCTGCTGCCGGAAAGCGGCAAGGCCGACTACATCGACACCGGTATCTGGTCGCAGAAAGCCATTGAAGAGGCCTCGCGTTATGGCCACGTCAACGTTGCCGCCACCGCCAAGCCCTACGACTATTTCGCCATTCCCGGCCAGAACGAGTGGAACCTGTCCAAGGACGCGGCCTACGTTCATTACGCACCGAACGAAACCATCGGCGGCCTGGAATTCAACTGGATCCCGGAAACCGGCGACGTGCCCTTGGTGGCCGACATGTCTTCGGACATCCTTTCGCGCCCCGTGGATATCTCCCGTTTCGGCATGATCTACGCTGGCGCCCAGAAGAACATCGGCCCGAGCGGTATCCTGGTCAGCATCATTCGTGAAGACCTGCTTGGGCATGCCCGTTCCGTGTGCCCGACCATGCTCAACTACAAGGTCGCGGCCGACAACGGCTCGATGTACAACACGCCGCCGACCCTGGCCTGGTACCTGTCGGGCCTGGTATTCGAGTGGCTGAAAGAGCAGGGCGGTGTCGAAGCCATCGGCAAGCTCAATGAAGTGAAGCAGCGCACGCTCTACGACTTCATCGATGCCAGCGGCCTCTACAGCAACCCGATCAACAAGACCGACCGCTCCTGGATGAACGTGCCGTTCCGGCTGGCCGACGACCGTCTCGACAAACCGTTCCTGGCGGGCGCCGACGAGCGCGGGCTGCTGAACCTCAAGGGCCATCGCTCGGTCGGTGGCATGCGCGCCTCCATCTACAACGCCGTGGACATCAATGCGGTCAACGCACTGATCGCCTACATGGCAGAGTTCGAGAAGGAACACGGCTGA